The Exiguobacterium mexicanum genome includes a window with the following:
- a CDS encoding transglycosylase domain-containing protein — protein sequence MERSRMARRQDTTSNKRKPAAKKPKQKTKKSKFRRILTILGILFIIGVIAGAAYTAYAIATAPPLDEEKLVDTYPIQLLSPEGEPLEGSGQIREYVSIDEISEVMQQAVISIEDRRFYEHNGIDLRRIGGAVVANLTDGFGAEGGSTITQQLVKQSFLSTDKKLKRKLQEQWLAIKLEREYTKEQILEMYLNKNYYGTGGYGVQTASKRYFNKPVSEVNYQEAAILAGLPQRPSAYDPINGDQELTRYRQEQVLSAMKRDGHITEEEYNQALDVEIADVISPGEETEEETYTRSIYARVQAELEEDYGLEQADIYGTGLKVYTSINKDLHTKFNNDIKNDNVNLPTSEFPEDLRMGATVLNTKTGEIVAVIDSQQAKQGDKKYRDYSREKRQIGSTAKPFFDYGPGIENAQWSTGKVLIDKEFDESETFKPGNYYPGFRGANTMRYYLTVSGNTPAVRAFYEVQEEFGSEAIESFVENVGIEPARAGDEILPANSLGVAEASTTQMAAAYAALGTNGMYTKPHLIQKIEFNDGSTINSPIKAKQAMEDYTAYMLTDMLRDVVSGSNGTYEPGAFPYDVAGKTGTTNDEKGDENDKWFTGYTTDYSISVWTARASNDIPVSLFKPNYAQYYFEYMMQEVTKATGQPDRFQQPESVLSLGNELYVKGTKPKDLQPDKLAAPTGASIDYDVPGETGTLSWSYDKQAVEAAGYQGLSFTVTETRPDGSERVVGTTEDTSIAISGLGEGETTFTIVANATNALVGDQQSSPLQTSYTVERSEEPAAEEEEEPATEETPPEEEGEQTDGESNENNGNNENNENNGNDNNTEDENTVEPTEEEPTTDETDGESDSEGDISRQSTSDSDDRNNGNGNGNGGRD from the coding sequence ATGGAACGAAGTCGGATGGCACGTCGACAAGATACGACGAGTAATAAACGTAAACCAGCGGCCAAGAAGCCGAAACAAAAAACGAAGAAGTCGAAGTTTCGACGCATTTTAACGATTTTAGGGATTTTATTCATTATCGGCGTCATCGCCGGTGCCGCATACACTGCGTATGCGATCGCGACGGCACCGCCGCTCGATGAAGAGAAGTTGGTCGATACGTATCCAATCCAACTATTATCACCTGAAGGCGAACCGCTCGAAGGAAGCGGACAAATTCGGGAGTACGTCTCCATCGATGAAATTTCAGAAGTGATGCAACAAGCGGTCATCTCGATCGAGGACCGTCGCTTCTATGAACATAACGGGATTGACTTGCGCCGTATCGGCGGCGCCGTGGTCGCGAACTTGACGGACGGCTTCGGGGCCGAAGGTGGTTCGACGATCACGCAACAGCTCGTCAAACAATCGTTCTTGTCGACCGACAAGAAATTGAAGCGGAAGCTGCAAGAACAGTGGCTCGCCATCAAACTTGAGCGCGAGTACACGAAAGAGCAGATTCTCGAGATGTACTTGAATAAGAACTATTACGGTACAGGCGGATATGGTGTCCAAACGGCATCGAAACGCTACTTCAATAAGCCGGTCTCAGAAGTGAATTACCAAGAGGCGGCCATTTTGGCGGGTCTCCCGCAACGTCCGAGTGCCTATGACCCGATCAACGGGGACCAGGAACTGACGCGTTATCGTCAAGAGCAAGTGCTCTCAGCGATGAAGCGTGACGGTCATATCACGGAAGAAGAATACAACCAGGCGCTCGACGTTGAGATCGCGGACGTCATCTCGCCAGGTGAAGAAACAGAAGAAGAGACGTACACGCGCTCCATTTACGCTCGCGTCCAAGCCGAGCTCGAGGAAGACTACGGTCTCGAGCAGGCCGACATTTACGGGACGGGCTTGAAAGTGTATACGTCAATCAATAAAGATTTGCATACGAAGTTCAATAACGACATTAAGAACGATAACGTCAACCTTCCAACAAGTGAGTTCCCAGAAGATCTTCGCATGGGCGCGACCGTATTGAATACGAAGACGGGTGAAATCGTCGCCGTCATCGACAGTCAACAAGCGAAACAAGGCGATAAGAAATATCGCGACTATTCGCGCGAGAAACGCCAAATCGGGTCGACGGCGAAACCGTTCTTCGATTACGGTCCAGGAATCGAGAACGCACAGTGGTCGACTGGGAAAGTCTTGATTGATAAAGAGTTTGACGAAAGCGAAACTTTTAAACCAGGGAACTACTATCCAGGGTTCCGCGGTGCCAACACGATGCGTTACTATTTGACGGTTTCTGGTAACACACCAGCCGTCCGTGCCTTCTATGAAGTACAGGAAGAGTTCGGTTCGGAGGCGATTGAGTCGTTCGTCGAGAACGTCGGCATCGAACCGGCGCGGGCGGGTGACGAGATTCTGCCGGCAAACAGTCTAGGTGTAGCGGAAGCGAGCACGACGCAAATGGCGGCCGCTTATGCGGCGCTCGGGACGAACGGGATGTACACGAAGCCGCACTTGATCCAAAAAATCGAGTTCAACGACGGCTCGACGATTAACTCACCAATCAAAGCGAAGCAGGCGATGGAAGACTATACGGCTTACATGTTGACGGATATGCTTCGTGACGTCGTCAGCGGTTCGAACGGGACGTATGAACCAGGCGCGTTCCCGTACGACGTCGCCGGGAAGACCGGGACGACGAACGATGAAAAGGGCGATGAGAATGATAAATGGTTTACCGGCTATACGACCGATTACTCAATTTCGGTATGGACGGCCCGTGCATCAAATGACATACCCGTATCGTTGTTTAAACCGAACTACGCCCAATATTACTTCGAGTATATGATGCAAGAAGTAACGAAAGCGACGGGTCAACCGGATCGCTTCCAGCAACCGGAATCGGTGCTCTCGCTCGGAAACGAGTTGTACGTCAAAGGAACGAAACCAAAAGACTTGCAGCCGGACAAACTCGCCGCGCCGACCGGCGCATCGATTGACTACGATGTGCCAGGCGAGACAGGTACGCTCTCGTGGTCATACGACAAGCAAGCAGTCGAAGCAGCTGGTTACCAAGGACTTTCGTTCACCGTGACGGAGACACGTCCGGACGGTAGCGAGCGTGTCGTCGGGACGACCGAAGACACAAGCATCGCCATTTCTGGCCTCGGTGAAGGGGAGACGACGTTCACGATTGTCGCCAACGCGACGAACGCGCTCGTCGGCGATCAACAGTCGAGCCCGCTCCAAACTTCCTACACGGTCGAACGGAGCGAGGAGCCTGCTGCCGAAGAGGAAGAAGAGCCAGCCACGGAAGAGACGCCTCCTGAAGAAGAAGGCGAGCAAACCGATGGTGAGAGCAACGAGAACAATGGCAATAACGAAAACAATGAGAATAACGGAAACGACAACAACACCGAAGACGAGAACACGGTAGAACCGACTGAAGAAGAACCGACAACCGATGAGACAGACGGGGAGTCGGATTCGGAGGGGGACATCAGCCGTCAATCGACGTCAGACTCGGACGACCGTAACAACGGCAACGGGAATGGCAACGGTGGTCGTGACTAA
- the recU gene encoding Holliday junction resolvase RecU — MTTLFHYPNGKKPKPAATPVRSNPQTYANRGMNLETLLNDTNEFYRLHGRAVIHKKPTPLQIVKVDYPKRSAAKVTEAYFKQASTTDYNGVYRGKYIDFEAKETNNKTSFPLGNFHDHQINHMRECERHGGVCFVIIRFSRYNTQYVLSTEQLLVWWEQRESGRKSIPLSYIEQEAIEVPTRAMPAVDYLTAIEAWLD; from the coding sequence GTGACGACATTGTTCCATTATCCGAACGGGAAAAAGCCGAAACCTGCGGCAACGCCGGTCCGCTCTAATCCGCAGACGTATGCGAATCGAGGCATGAACCTTGAGACGCTGCTGAACGACACGAATGAGTTTTACCGACTCCATGGACGAGCGGTCATCCATAAGAAGCCGACACCGCTGCAAATCGTGAAAGTCGATTACCCGAAACGGAGCGCGGCGAAAGTGACCGAGGCGTATTTCAAGCAAGCGTCGACGACCGATTATAACGGGGTGTATCGCGGGAAGTACATCGATTTCGAGGCGAAAGAGACGAACAATAAGACGTCATTTCCACTCGGAAACTTCCACGACCACCAAATCAACCACATGCGTGAGTGCGAGCGGCATGGAGGGGTTTGTTTTGTCATCATTCGGTTTAGCCGCTATAATACGCAATATGTGTTATCAACGGAGCAATTATTAGTTTGGTGGGAACAGCGCGAATCGGGACGGAAGTCGATTCCGCTCTCCTATATCGAGCAAGAAGCAATCGAAGTTCCAACCCGGGCGATGCCTGCCGTCGATTATTTGACGGCGATTGAGGCGTGGCTCGATTGA
- a CDS encoding DUF3800 domain-containing protein, which produces METQKKYVMFVDETGTPKGNTQFNLTGVLMEYKYAIDADEAGMPCELKRRLHAFKRDVFKTENIPLHLKEILKAEHPYGKEDGITIDMLRDFWNKLPDFLRDINCTIISVEVDKQKLHDFYSTPKDPYVVAFAHLMKSFYAFLEETEAVSARVVLESRDDYQNLLIQKAFFDIFNSGTVHLDVEKSRQKIKGFIFSEKQNTIYQSGLEIADLVCLPLSRVRRGVIEVKPRFVHYGDENRIFKAIKDKIYIRKESPDQDFRNWGFKKVPITKKRREWSDHPWNH; this is translated from the coding sequence ATGGAAACACAAAAGAAGTATGTCATGTTCGTCGATGAGACGGGCACGCCAAAAGGAAATACCCAGTTCAACCTCACCGGCGTATTGATGGAATACAAATATGCGATCGATGCCGACGAGGCCGGGATGCCGTGCGAGTTGAAGCGCCGGTTACATGCCTTCAAACGCGACGTGTTCAAGACGGAGAATATCCCGCTCCATTTAAAAGAGATTTTAAAGGCCGAGCATCCGTATGGAAAAGAGGATGGCATCACGATCGATATGCTTCGTGACTTTTGGAACAAGTTGCCGGACTTCCTACGCGATATCAACTGTACGATCATCAGCGTCGAGGTCGATAAACAAAAACTTCACGACTTCTATTCAACGCCGAAAGACCCGTACGTCGTCGCCTTCGCCCACTTGATGAAATCGTTTTATGCATTCTTAGAAGAGACGGAAGCGGTCAGCGCCCGTGTCGTCTTGGAATCGCGAGACGACTATCAAAACTTGCTCATCCAAAAAGCGTTCTTCGATATCTTCAATTCAGGGACGGTCCATCTCGACGTCGAGAAGAGCCGACAAAAGATTAAAGGTTTCATCTTCTCGGAAAAACAGAACACAATCTATCAGTCTGGGCTTGAAATCGCTGACCTCGTCTGTCTACCGCTCTCGCGCGTACGTCGCGGCGTCATCGAAGTGAAACCACGGTTCGTCCATTATGGGGATGAGAACCGGATCTTCAAAGCCATCAAGGACAAGATTTACATTCGTAAAGAAAGTCCTGACCAAGATTTCCGTAACTGGGGATTCAAAAAAGTACCGATCACGAAAAAACGCCGCGAATGGAGCGACCATCCGTGGAACCATTAA
- a CDS encoding MFS transporter, whose protein sequence is MGETRIGIKENQMNFILLVVTNFFVGSMVGLERTILPIIGEEDFGLVSTSAALSFIISFGFSKAVVNYFAGAIADRFGRKKVLVFGWGIGVFVPVLVMLAPAWWMIIVANVLLGINQGLTWSMTVNMKIDLAKPTERGLAVGLNEFAGYVGVAVMAAVSGMIAVTYGSRPEPFYIGVLVAFIGLGLSLFVRDTTNQVQLQPTSGSEKTRSARDVFMTTTWKDRSLSSLTVAGLSTNLKDGMAWGLFPIYFAAQGLSLAEVGLIVAVYPAAWGFLQLFTGVWSDRIGRKGLIVAGMWVQAGSLLAILVMSDYWQWVLAAVMLGIGTAMVYPTLQASISDIAEPYWRASAMGVYRFWRDSGYAFGAIFAGVLTDILSIDWAIGLVAVLPFLAGLNALGRLRETLPGLR, encoded by the coding sequence ATGGGGGAAACCCGGATTGGAATAAAAGAAAATCAAATGAACTTTATCTTGCTCGTCGTGACGAACTTTTTCGTCGGGTCGATGGTCGGCCTCGAACGGACGATCTTGCCCATCATCGGAGAAGAGGACTTCGGGCTCGTCTCGACGAGTGCGGCACTATCGTTCATCATCAGCTTTGGGTTCTCGAAGGCTGTCGTCAATTACTTCGCAGGAGCCATCGCCGATCGATTCGGGCGCAAGAAAGTGCTCGTCTTCGGCTGGGGGATCGGGGTATTCGTCCCCGTGCTCGTCATGTTGGCCCCGGCCTGGTGGATGATCATCGTGGCGAACGTCTTGCTTGGGATCAACCAAGGACTGACGTGGTCGATGACGGTCAATATGAAGATTGATTTGGCTAAACCGACGGAGCGGGGGCTCGCGGTCGGACTGAATGAATTCGCCGGTTATGTCGGTGTCGCCGTGATGGCCGCCGTCTCTGGGATGATTGCCGTCACGTACGGCAGTCGGCCGGAACCGTTTTATATCGGTGTCCTCGTCGCATTCATCGGTCTCGGGTTATCATTGTTCGTCCGCGATACGACGAATCAGGTACAGCTCCAACCGACGAGCGGGTCTGAGAAAACACGTTCTGCGAGAGACGTATTTATGACGACGACTTGGAAAGATCGCTCGCTCTCGAGTCTGACGGTGGCCGGTCTGTCGACCAATCTGAAAGACGGCATGGCATGGGGCTTGTTCCCGATTTATTTTGCCGCACAAGGGCTCAGTCTAGCTGAAGTCGGATTAATCGTGGCGGTCTATCCGGCGGCGTGGGGCTTCTTACAACTGTTCACCGGGGTATGGAGCGATCGCATCGGACGCAAAGGATTGATCGTCGCCGGGATGTGGGTCCAGGCCGGTTCGCTTTTGGCGATTCTCGTCATGTCCGACTATTGGCAATGGGTGCTCGCCGCGGTCATGCTCGGCATCGGGACGGCAATGGTCTATCCGACGCTCCAAGCCTCGATCAGTGACATCGCCGAGCCATATTGGCGCGCCTCAGCAATGGGCGTCTATCGGTTTTGGCGCGACAGCGGCTATGCGTTCGGGGCCATCTTTGCCGGGGTGTTGACCGACATATTGTCCATCGATTGGGCGATCGGGCTTGTGGCCGTCCTACCGTTCCTGGCCGGACTCAATGCGCTCGGTCGTTTGCGGGAGACACTTCCAGGTTTGCGTTAA
- the nth gene encoding endonuclease III, whose product MLTRAQLNEVSDEMRRMFPDAHCELTHRNPFELVVAVALSAQATDALVNKVTPGLFEAYPTVESMAAADVADIEALIKRIGLYRNKAKNVKALSMQIVERHNGIVPSDRESLEALPGVGRKTANVVLSVAFHEPAFAVDTHVERVSKRLGICRWKDNVRQVEDTLMKKFPREEWSQLHHQFIFFGRYHCKAQRPACETCPLLHMCREGKKRMKSKQATGQ is encoded by the coding sequence ATGTTGACGAGAGCCCAATTGAACGAAGTGTCGGACGAGATGCGCCGTATGTTCCCGGACGCCCACTGTGAGTTGACGCACCGCAACCCGTTCGAGCTGGTCGTGGCCGTGGCGTTATCGGCGCAGGCGACGGATGCACTCGTCAACAAAGTGACGCCTGGTCTGTTCGAGGCCTATCCGACCGTCGAATCGATGGCCGCGGCAGACGTCGCCGACATCGAGGCGTTAATCAAGCGCATCGGTCTCTATCGGAACAAGGCGAAAAACGTGAAGGCGCTGTCGATGCAAATCGTGGAACGTCATAACGGAATCGTTCCGTCGGACCGCGAATCGCTCGAGGCATTGCCTGGCGTTGGACGGAAGACGGCGAACGTCGTCTTGTCCGTCGCGTTTCATGAACCGGCGTTCGCCGTCGACACACACGTCGAGCGCGTCTCGAAACGGCTCGGGATTTGTCGTTGGAAAGACAACGTCCGTCAAGTCGAGGACACGCTCATGAAGAAGTTCCCACGCGAAGAATGGTCTCAGCTCCATCATCAGTTCATCTTTTTCGGACGTTACCATTGTAAAGCGCAACGTCCTGCCTGCGAGACGTGCCCGTTGTTGCACATGTGCCGCGAAGGCAAGAAACGAATGAAGTCCAAGCAAGCGACCGGACAATGA
- a CDS encoding DnaD domain-containing protein yields MDAHNIIKLFEQNPVVVPRKLFTEARRLNLTPVEFNLVIHLLEMIGEGIEMPLPSELGDRMNVAESEARAVLLGLLQKELIAIDASAEVERYSLLPLFLALEEGAAPEKSAHSLNENIIHTFEREFGTITPFEIEQIVGWLTEDGFSEELIMAALREAKLRNVRNFKYMDKILRVWQDHNVESLEDLVDYQRRKK; encoded by the coding sequence ATGGATGCACATAATATAATCAAGCTGTTCGAACAAAATCCAGTCGTCGTTCCGAGGAAACTGTTCACCGAGGCACGTCGCCTCAACTTGACGCCGGTCGAGTTCAATCTCGTCATCCATCTGCTTGAAATGATTGGGGAAGGCATCGAGATGCCGCTTCCGAGTGAGCTCGGGGACCGGATGAACGTGGCCGAGAGCGAGGCCCGCGCCGTGTTGCTCGGCCTGCTCCAAAAAGAGTTGATCGCCATCGACGCGTCGGCCGAGGTCGAACGATACAGTCTGCTTCCATTGTTCTTGGCGCTCGAGGAAGGGGCGGCACCTGAAAAATCGGCCCATTCGTTGAATGAGAACATCATTCATACGTTTGAGCGCGAGTTCGGGACAATCACTCCATTTGAGATCGAGCAGATTGTCGGCTGGTTGACCGAGGACGGCTTCAGCGAAGAGCTGATCATGGCCGCGCTTCGGGAAGCAAAACTACGCAACGTACGGAACTTCAAATATATGGACAAGATCCTCCGGGTGTGGCAAGACCATAACGTCGAGTCGCTCGAGGACCTCGTCGATTATCAACGGAGGAAAAAGTGA
- the asnS gene encoding asparagine--tRNA ligase has product MTTISISQFKDYEGQTVRVGAWIANKRSSGKIAFLQLRDGSGFAQAVVVKADVAEDLFALAKGVTQETSVWVTGTVKSDGGRTPLGFELEVTDMEVIAESVDYPITPKEHGTEFLMDNRHLWLRSRRQHAIMKVRNELIRATYEFYNQEGFVKIDPPIITSSAPEGTTELFETDYFGQPAYLSQTGQLYMEAAAMALGKVFSFGPTFRAEKSKTRRHLIEFWMIEPEMAFFDHDMSLELQERYVSYIAKSALENCRNELELLGRDLSKLEKVQAPFPRVRYTDAIKFLKEEGFDDIEYGDDFGAPHETAIANAHDLPVFITHWPKDIKPFYMKVDPENPEHVLCADLIAPEGYGEIIGGSQREDDYDRLKEEIIKEGLDETDAYDWYLELRKYGSVPHSGFGLGLERTVAWISGIEHIREAIPFPRLLNRIHP; this is encoded by the coding sequence ATGACAACTATTTCAATCAGCCAATTTAAAGACTATGAAGGCCAGACGGTCCGGGTCGGAGCTTGGATCGCCAACAAACGTTCGAGCGGAAAGATCGCGTTCCTTCAACTTCGTGACGGGAGCGGCTTTGCCCAAGCGGTCGTCGTCAAAGCCGATGTGGCAGAAGATTTGTTTGCCCTCGCCAAAGGCGTGACACAAGAAACATCGGTCTGGGTGACCGGTACCGTCAAATCGGACGGTGGTCGCACGCCGCTTGGGTTCGAACTCGAGGTGACGGACATGGAAGTGATCGCGGAGTCGGTCGACTATCCAATCACACCGAAAGAGCACGGGACAGAGTTCTTGATGGACAACCGTCACCTTTGGCTCCGCTCGCGTCGTCAGCACGCGATCATGAAAGTCCGTAACGAGTTGATCCGGGCGACGTACGAGTTCTACAACCAAGAAGGGTTCGTGAAGATCGACCCACCGATCATCACGTCGAGCGCACCGGAAGGCACAACGGAATTGTTCGAGACAGATTATTTCGGACAGCCGGCCTACTTGTCGCAAACCGGCCAACTCTATATGGAAGCCGCAGCGATGGCACTCGGGAAAGTATTCTCGTTCGGACCGACGTTCCGGGCCGAAAAATCGAAGACGCGCCGTCACTTGATCGAATTCTGGATGATCGAGCCAGAGATGGCGTTCTTCGACCACGATATGAGCCTCGAGCTCCAAGAGCGTTACGTCTCATACATCGCCAAGTCGGCACTTGAGAACTGCCGCAACGAATTGGAACTGCTCGGACGTGACTTGTCAAAACTTGAAAAAGTTCAAGCACCGTTCCCGCGCGTCCGTTATACGGATGCGATCAAGTTCTTGAAAGAGGAAGGCTTCGACGACATCGAGTATGGTGACGATTTCGGTGCACCGCACGAGACGGCCATCGCCAACGCGCATGACCTCCCGGTGTTCATCACCCATTGGCCGAAAGACATCAAACCGTTCTATATGAAAGTCGACCCGGAGAACCCGGAACACGTCCTTTGTGCCGATTTGATCGCGCCGGAAGGTTACGGCGAAATCATCGGCGGCTCGCAGCGTGAAGACGACTACGACCGCTTGAAAGAAGAAATCATCAAAGAAGGTCTTGATGAGACGGACGCGTACGACTGGTATCTCGAACTCCGTAAATACGGGTCGGTCCCGCATTCTGGCTTCGGCCTCGGCCTTGAGCGGACGGTTGCTTGGATTAGCGGGATCGAGCATATCCGCGAAGCGATCCCGTTCCCACGTCTCTTGAACCGCATTCACCCATAA
- a CDS encoding pyridoxal phosphate-dependent aminotransferase, whose product MEHLLAQRVKQLTPSTTLAITAKAKALKASGQDVIGLGAGEPDFNTPERIIEAACQAARDGDTKYTPSGGTVALKDAIIEKTKRDSNLTFTRPEVMVASGAKHALYALFLAILDEGDEVIIPVPYWVSYPEQVKLADGVPVYVDTNETTMFKLTPELLEAAITDRTKAVILNSPSNPTGMIYTESELSALADVVKRHDLLVVSDEIYEKLVYGDAEFVSIATLPDMRERTIIINGVSKSHAMTGWRIGYAVGDKTIIEAMTNLASHSTSNPTSIAQAAAVEAYNGPQDDVEMMRVSFAERLEIVYERLIAIPGITCLKPQGAFYLYANAKEAATMSGYDSVDAWCEAVLGEAYVALVPGSGFGQDDYVRLSYATELKRVLEALDRVEDFITRNAR is encoded by the coding sequence ATGGAACATCTATTGGCACAACGTGTAAAGCAGTTGACACCTTCAACGACACTCGCCATCACGGCGAAAGCGAAAGCGTTAAAAGCGTCGGGTCAAGACGTGATCGGGCTAGGGGCCGGTGAGCCGGACTTCAATACGCCTGAACGCATCATCGAGGCAGCCTGTCAGGCGGCACGCGATGGCGACACGAAGTATACCCCATCTGGCGGGACGGTCGCACTCAAAGACGCGATCATCGAAAAGACGAAACGCGACAGCAACTTAACGTTCACACGTCCAGAGGTCATGGTCGCTTCCGGTGCGAAACACGCCCTCTATGCGCTGTTCCTAGCGATTTTAGATGAAGGGGACGAGGTCATCATTCCGGTACCATATTGGGTCAGTTATCCGGAGCAAGTGAAGCTGGCTGACGGAGTTCCGGTCTACGTCGACACGAACGAGACGACGATGTTCAAATTGACGCCGGAGCTGCTCGAGGCGGCCATCACGGATCGGACGAAGGCGGTCATCTTGAACAGCCCATCGAACCCGACCGGCATGATTTATACAGAATCTGAACTTTCGGCGCTTGCGGACGTCGTCAAACGGCACGATTTGCTCGTCGTCAGTGACGAGATTTATGAGAAACTCGTCTACGGCGATGCGGAGTTCGTCTCCATCGCGACGCTTCCTGACATGCGGGAACGGACGATTATCATCAACGGTGTCTCGAAGTCGCATGCGATGACGGGATGGCGCATCGGCTATGCGGTCGGTGACAAGACGATCATCGAGGCGATGACGAACCTCGCGTCGCACTCGACATCGAACCCGACGTCGATCGCGCAAGCTGCGGCGGTCGAAGCCTACAATGGGCCACAGGATGATGTCGAGATGATGCGTGTCTCGTTTGCTGAACGACTCGAGATCGTCTATGAACGACTCATTGCGATTCCAGGAATCACATGCTTGAAGCCACAAGGCGCATTTTACTTATATGCCAACGCCAAAGAAGCGGCGACGATGAGCGGTTACGACTCGGTCGATGCGTGGTGCGAGGCCGTCCTCGGTGAAGCGTACGTCGCGCTCGTCCCGGGTTCAGGTTTTGGTCAGGACGACTACGTCCGCTTGTCATATGCAACAGAATTAAAACGAGTACTAGAAGCGCTCGATCGAGTGGAAGACTTCATTACACGTAACGCTCGATAA
- a CDS encoding YpmA family protein, whose translation MNSNIETLATVRIEPTADVYKIVDLLNRTLKSQDLMFGLALEKKVNDPKKEEMVFTIYRTE comes from the coding sequence ATGAATTCGAATATTGAGACGTTGGCGACGGTTCGAATCGAGCCGACGGCAGACGTCTACAAAATCGTCGACTTGTTGAATCGTACGTTGAAGAGCCAAGATTTAATGTTCGGTCTTGCTTTAGAGAAAAAAGTGAATGATCCGAAGAAAGAAGAGATGGTGTTCACCATCTATCGGACGGAATGA